One Streptomyces sp. P9-A2 DNA window includes the following coding sequences:
- the istA gene encoding IS21 family transposase: MYRSREWIFERIRRDRRLDPTVSQRTLARRYRVSRKTVVKALNHPVPPVRKPPPPRASVLEPVEGFIDEMLREDVRAPRKQRHTIDRIVQRLAAERGFEQASYSTVRDYVRRRRPEIELQAREGRRFLEGTVPQAKRPGEEAEVDFADVWVDLAGQRRKCVLFTLRMSYSGKAVHRVYATASQEAFLEGHVEAFSVLGGVPTVHIRYDNLKPAVKQVLFGRSRTESARWTAFRSWYSFSPFYCTPGEAGAHEKGGVEHEGGRFRRRHLVPPPEAESLAELNERLAAVDAEEDARHIHGRPTSVGFDFEQERPLLHPLPADEYDTGIDLTPVVHRNGRVTVRQCYYSVPARFIGAKVRVRLRANEVWIFDGRNVVARHPRLTRRYTYHDILDHYLEILLVKPGAFAGAAALAQARAEGVFSKTHEAFWAAAKTRCGDREGTRMLIEVLLLHRTLPAEAVVAGMTTVLKVGAVSTDLVAIEARKALENAEAEPTDDPLDQDDGNRGGEDAAGDGAKVLSLHAKRLPPDLRPGLPDLSKYDRLLKPVTPMTSTATTPRKGTSA; this comes from the coding sequence GTGTACAGATCGCGTGAGTGGATCTTCGAGCGGATCCGCCGGGACCGGCGGCTGGATCCGACGGTGTCGCAGCGGACGCTGGCCCGGCGCTACCGGGTGTCGCGCAAGACGGTCGTTAAGGCCCTGAACCATCCGGTGCCGCCGGTGCGGAAGCCACCTCCGCCCCGCGCGAGCGTGCTGGAGCCGGTGGAGGGCTTCATCGACGAGATGCTGCGGGAGGACGTCCGGGCGCCTCGCAAGCAGCGGCATACCATCGACCGCATCGTGCAGCGGCTGGCGGCGGAGCGGGGTTTCGAGCAGGCGTCGTACTCCACGGTCCGCGACTACGTGCGCAGGCGCCGGCCCGAGATCGAGCTTCAGGCCCGGGAGGGGCGGCGGTTCCTGGAGGGCACGGTGCCGCAGGCCAAGCGGCCCGGGGAGGAGGCCGAGGTCGACTTCGCGGACGTGTGGGTGGACCTGGCCGGGCAGCGCCGCAAGTGCGTGCTGTTCACGCTGCGGATGTCGTACTCGGGCAAGGCGGTCCACCGCGTCTACGCCACCGCCTCACAGGAAGCCTTCCTGGAAGGGCACGTGGAGGCGTTTTCCGTGCTGGGTGGGGTGCCCACCGTCCACATTCGGTATGACAACCTCAAGCCCGCGGTGAAGCAGGTGCTGTTCGGTCGCTCACGCACCGAGTCGGCCCGCTGGACCGCCTTTCGATCCTGGTACTCGTTCTCGCCCTTCTACTGCACCCCGGGAGAGGCCGGCGCCCACGAGAAGGGCGGGGTGGAACACGAGGGTGGCCGGTTCCGCCGTCGGCACCTGGTCCCGCCACCGGAGGCGGAGTCGCTGGCGGAGCTGAACGAGCGCCTGGCGGCGGTCGACGCCGAGGAGGACGCCCGCCACATCCACGGCCGCCCGACCTCGGTGGGCTTCGACTTCGAGCAGGAACGGCCGCTGCTGCATCCGTTGCCGGCGGACGAGTACGACACCGGGATCGACCTGACGCCGGTGGTGCACCGCAACGGCCGGGTCACCGTCCGCCAGTGCTACTACTCGGTGCCCGCCCGGTTCATCGGCGCCAAGGTGCGGGTGAGGCTGAGGGCGAACGAGGTGTGGATCTTCGACGGCCGCAACGTCGTCGCCCGCCATCCACGGCTGACCCGCCGCTACACCTACCACGACATCCTCGACCACTACCTGGAGATCCTGCTGGTCAAGCCCGGTGCGTTCGCCGGGGCGGCCGCGCTGGCGCAAGCCCGCGCGGAAGGGGTCTTCAGTAAGACGCACGAGGCGTTCTGGGCCGCGGCGAAGACCAGGTGCGGCGACCGCGAGGGCACCCGGATGCTGATCGAGGTGTTGTTGCTGCACCGGACTCTGCCCGCCGAGGCGGTCGTCGCCGGGATGACCACGGTGCTGAAGGTCGGCGCGGTCAGCACCGACCTGGTGGCCATCGAGGCCCGCAAGGCCCTGGAGAACGCCGAGGCCGAGCCGACCGACGATCCGCTCGACCAGGACGACGGCAACAGGGGCGGTGAGGACGCCGCCGGTGACGGCGCGAAGGTGCTCTCCCTGCACGCCAAGCGGCTGCCGCCGGACCTGCGGCCCGGGCTGCCGGACCTGAGCAAGTACGACCGGCTGCTGAAGCCGGTCACCCCCATGACGAGCACGGCGACGACACCAAGGAAGGGCACCAGCGCATGA
- a CDS encoding lipid II:glycine glycyltransferase FemX, whose protein sequence is MSFRLKAITREEHLAFVTAQPSASHMQVPSWGDVKPDWRAESLGWFDGNDRLAGVGLVLFRPLPKLKRYLAYLPEGPVIDWAAPDLEQWLEPMLAYLKAQGAFSVKMGPPVVARRWSAEAVKAAIADPQARRLRDAEATAHEPRAFDVADRLRRMGWQQTEPDSEDGFAAGQPRYVFQVLFAGRSLEDVQRGLNQQWRRNIKKAEKAGVKVVLGGYDDLPAFYDLYVETAERDRFIPRPLTYFQRMWTALTAEDPNRMRLYLAHHEGEVLAAATMLTVGEHVWYSYGASTSRKREVQPNNAIQWRMMSDAHELGASIYDFRGITDTLDESNHLLGLLRFKVGTGGQAVEYLGEWDFPLNKFLHKALDLYMSRR, encoded by the coding sequence ATGAGTTTCCGCCTGAAGGCGATCACCCGCGAGGAGCACCTGGCCTTCGTTACGGCCCAGCCCTCGGCGAGTCACATGCAGGTTCCCTCCTGGGGGGATGTGAAGCCGGACTGGCGGGCGGAGAGTCTGGGCTGGTTCGACGGCAACGACCGTCTCGCCGGCGTGGGACTGGTGCTGTTCCGGCCCTTGCCGAAGCTCAAGCGGTACCTTGCATATCTGCCTGAAGGACCGGTGATTGACTGGGCTGCACCGGATCTTGAGCAGTGGCTGGAGCCGATGCTCGCCTATCTCAAGGCCCAGGGCGCGTTCTCGGTGAAGATGGGCCCGCCCGTCGTCGCCCGCCGCTGGAGTGCGGAGGCGGTCAAGGCTGCGATCGCCGATCCGCAGGCCAGGCGGCTGCGGGATGCCGAGGCCACCGCGCACGAGCCGCGGGCTTTCGACGTCGCAGACCGGCTTCGGCGGATGGGCTGGCAGCAGACCGAACCCGACAGCGAGGACGGCTTCGCCGCCGGTCAGCCGCGCTATGTCTTCCAAGTCCTGTTTGCCGGACGGTCGCTGGAGGATGTCCAGCGAGGCCTCAACCAACAGTGGCGCCGCAACATCAAGAAGGCAGAGAAAGCAGGTGTCAAGGTCGTCCTCGGCGGCTACGACGATCTGCCCGCCTTCTACGACCTCTACGTCGAGACCGCCGAACGCGACCGGTTCATCCCTCGCCCTCTGACCTACTTCCAGCGCATGTGGACCGCGCTCACGGCCGAGGACCCCAACCGCATGCGCCTCTACCTCGCCCACCACGAGGGTGAAGTGCTCGCGGCGGCGACGATGCTGACCGTCGGTGAGCACGTCTGGTACTCCTACGGTGCCTCCACCAGCCGAAAGCGCGAGGTCCAGCCGAACAACGCCATCCAGTGGCGGATGATGTCCGACGCCCATGAGCTCGGCGCGAGTATCTATGACTTCCGAGGCATCACCGACACCCTGGACGAGAGCAACCACCTGCTGGGCCTGCTCCGGTTCAAGGTCGGCACCGGCGGCCAGGCCGTGGAATACCTCGGTGAATGGGACTTCCCCCTCAACAAGTTCCTGCACAAGGCCCTCGACCTCTACATGTCCCGCCGCTGA
- the istB gene encoding IS21-like element helper ATPase IstB: MPLPGDPEDAAIDELCRDLRLPALRERFVEVATTARREQLTYKQFLLDLLQLERDDRELRRQQRLIRAARFPRPKRLEDFRFEKNPHVSPEIIGELKNPVWVQEGRPLVLIGDSGTGKSHLLIGVGTAIAEAGLSVRYTTTAALVNELAEAATAKRLSSVIARYSKVDLLCLDEFGYLDLDKKGAKLLFQIFTEREERKATAVATNSPFAEWDKIFNEPRLCAAVADRLTFRCTLIQTGTESYRFQATESERQNTAR; encoded by the coding sequence ATGCCGCTGCCCGGCGACCCGGAGGACGCCGCGATCGACGAACTCTGCCGGGACCTCAGGTTGCCCGCCCTGCGCGAGCGGTTCGTCGAGGTGGCCACCACCGCCCGCCGCGAACAGCTGACCTACAAGCAGTTCCTGTTGGACCTGCTGCAGCTGGAGCGCGACGACCGGGAGCTCCGCCGCCAGCAGCGGCTGATCCGGGCCGCCCGCTTCCCCCGACCCAAGCGGCTGGAGGACTTCCGGTTCGAGAAGAACCCGCACGTCTCACCGGAGATCATCGGCGAGCTGAAGAACCCCGTCTGGGTCCAGGAGGGACGTCCCCTGGTCCTGATCGGCGACAGCGGCACGGGCAAGAGCCATCTGCTGATCGGGGTCGGCACCGCGATCGCCGAGGCCGGCCTGTCGGTCCGCTACACCACCACCGCGGCCCTGGTGAACGAGCTCGCCGAGGCCGCCACGGCCAAGCGCCTGTCCTCCGTGATCGCCCGCTACAGCAAGGTCGATCTTCTGTGCCTGGACGAGTTCGGCTACCTCGACCTGGACAAGAAGGGCGCCAAGCTGCTGTTCCAGATCTTCACCGAGCGGGAGGAGCGCAAGGCGACCGCGGTCGCCACCAACTCCCCCTTCGCTGAGTGGGACAAGATCTTCAACGAGCCCCGGCTCTGCGCGGCCGTCGCCGACCGGCTCACCTTCCGCTGCACGCTGATCCAGACCGGAACCGAGTCCTACCGCTTCCAGGCCACCGAGTCCGAACGGCAGAACACAGCGCGGTGA
- a CDS encoding IS3 family transposase (programmed frameshift), with product MARPSRYPLELRRRAVRMVAEVRDDHPNETAALQAVTDKLGIGSRETLRNWVKQHEIDAGQRPGTTTEESAQLKALKKENAELKRANEILKAAAKFLRGRARPATHALVAFIDEHRDRFGGVEPICRTLTEHDCKIAPSTYYAHKKRLETPSARRLRDEELKERIQDVHTSNYRVYGARKVWRELNRQGHAVARCTVERLMRELGIQGAVRGRRVITTIPGGQVQRAPDLVDRDFVAVAPNRCWVADFTHVKTWSATVYVAFVVDTFSRRIVGWSAATVKETVFVLDALEMALWQRDRDKQPVQPGELIHHSDAGSQYTSFKLAEHLDAAGIAASIGSVGDAYDNALMESTIGLFKTELIKPRRPWKTLSQVELATAEWVDWYNHRRLHGEIGHIPPVEYEANYYTELTKPQVITTI from the exons ATGGCACGACCCTCCCGTTACCCGCTTGAGCTGCGCCGTCGTGCGGTGCGCATGGTCGCCGAGGTGCGCGACGACCACCCGAACGAGACGGCCGCCCTGCAGGCGGTCACCGACAAGCTCGGCATCGGGTCCCGCGAGACGCTGCGGAACTGGGTGAAGCAGCACGAGATCGACGCGGGGCAGCGTCCGGGGACGACGACGGAGGAGTCCGCCCAGCTCAAGGCGTTGAAGAAGGAGAACGCCGAGCTGAAGCGGGCCAACGAGATCCTCAAGGCCGCGGCGA AGTTTCTTCGCGGCCGAGCTCGACCGGCCACACACGCGCTCGTAGCGTTCATCGACGAGCACCGGGACCGCTTCGGCGGGGTCGAGCCGATCTGCAGGACGCTCACCGAGCACGACTGCAAGATCGCCCCTTCCACGTACTACGCCCACAAGAAACGCCTCGAAACGCCCTCCGCCCGCCGCTTGCGCGACGAAGAACTCAAGGAGCGGATCCAGGACGTCCACACGTCCAACTACCGTGTCTACGGGGCCCGGAAGGTCTGGCGCGAGCTGAACCGGCAGGGACATGCGGTGGCTCGCTGCACCGTCGAGCGCCTGATGCGCGAGCTCGGGATCCAGGGGGCAGTGCGCGGCAGACGCGTCATCACCACGATCCCCGGCGGACAGGTCCAGCGGGCCCCCGATCTGGTCGACCGCGACTTCGTCGCCGTCGCTCCGAACCGGTGCTGGGTGGCGGACTTCACCCATGTGAAGACCTGGTCCGCGACCGTCTATGTCGCGTTCGTCGTGGACACCTTCTCCCGCCGGATCGTCGGCTGGTCCGCGGCCACCGTGAAGGAGACCGTCTTCGTGCTGGACGCCCTGGAGATGGCCCTCTGGCAACGCGACCGCGATAAACAGCCGGTTCAGCCGGGCGAGTTGATCCATCACTCGGACGCCGGGTCGCAATACACGTCGTTCAAGCTCGCCGAGCACCTGGACGCCGCCGGCATCGCGGCGAGCATCGGATCGGTCGGTGACGCGTACGACAACGCCCTGATGGAGTCCACGATCGGCCTGTTCAAAACCGAGTTGATCAAGCCCCGGCGGCCCTGGAAGACGCTCTCCCAGGTCGAGCTGGCCACCGCCGAGTGGGTCGACTGGTACAACCACCGAAGACTCCACGGCGAGATAGGCCACATTCCGCCCGTCGAATACGAAGCCAACTACTACACCGAACTCACGAAACCCCAGGTCATCACCACAATCTGA
- the nudC gene encoding NAD(+) diphosphatase: protein MEAPVTTWTDHTTDRPVSLTAPSGINRAAHHRLDEAWLAAAWSHPSTRCFVVSGGQVLIDETADGRTELVMTPPFEAPLTEAHRYFLGTDEDGVSYFALQKDALPGRMDDSARPAGLREAGLLLAPRDAGLMVHAVALENWQRLHRFCSRCGERTVIAAAGHIRRCPACGAEHYPRTDPAVIMSVVDDQDRILLGRQVHWPEGRFSTLAGFVEPGESIEQSVRREVHEEVGISVGEVEYVASQPWPFPSSLMLGFVARATSTEIDVDGDEIHEARWFSRDQLGAAFESGEMLPPYGISIAARLIERWYGKPLPTRTTF, encoded by the coding sequence CGCTCACCGCCCCGAGCGGCATCAACCGCGCCGCCCACCACCGGCTCGACGAAGCATGGCTCGCGGCGGCCTGGAGCCACCCTTCGACGCGCTGCTTCGTGGTCTCCGGCGGCCAGGTCCTCATCGACGAGACGGCCGACGGCCGCACCGAACTCGTCATGACGCCCCCCTTCGAGGCACCGCTCACCGAAGCACACCGTTATTTCCTGGGCACCGACGAGGACGGCGTCAGCTACTTCGCCCTGCAGAAGGACGCCCTGCCCGGCCGCATGGACGACTCCGCCCGGCCGGCCGGCCTGCGCGAGGCGGGCTTGCTCCTGGCACCCCGCGACGCGGGTCTGATGGTGCACGCGGTCGCCCTGGAGAACTGGCAGCGGCTGCACCGCTTCTGCTCCCGCTGCGGAGAGCGCACCGTCATCGCCGCGGCCGGCCACATTCGCCGCTGCCCGGCCTGCGGCGCCGAGCATTATCCGCGCACCGACCCCGCGGTGATCATGTCCGTCGTCGACGACCAGGACCGCATCCTGCTCGGCCGCCAGGTCCACTGGCCCGAGGGCCGCTTCTCGACGCTCGCCGGCTTCGTCGAGCCGGGGGAGTCCATCGAGCAGTCGGTGCGACGCGAGGTCCACGAGGAGGTCGGCATCAGCGTCGGCGAGGTCGAGTACGTCGCCAGCCAGCCCTGGCCGTTCCCCTCCAGCCTCATGCTGGGCTTCGTCGCCCGCGCCACCTCGACCGAGATCGACGTCGACGGCGACGAGATCCACGAGGCCCGTTGGTTCTCCCGGGACCAACTGGGCGCCGCTTTCGAATCCGGCGAGATGCTCCCGCCCTACGGCATCTCGATCGCGGCCCGCCTGATCGAGCGCTGGTACGGCAAGCCCCTCCCGACCCGCACCACCTTCTGA
- a CDS encoding recombinase family protein: MSEKPRALGVIRLSVGNENQTGEETQRTRISKRADAEEMELIDFAVDIDVSALISPWMRPSLGDWLNNKKDQFDHIIILKIDRIARSVRHLSDIIEWCEANGKGLISCEEGFDLSKPWGKTIAKILAVVAEAELDAIKARTKASRETMRKAGRWPGGLVPFGRRAVKGEDGFTLELDPKYGPVLIEMIRRFIEKPSFSAVADWLNDEGVPTAQDIARIRAAAGASTTRLADPKPRGSRWTATTVQAVLTSRSLLGEYVRANGTVVRNDDGTPVMRSEPVLNEEEWATLSEAAASVKYKKQKGSTSPTVGITFCMSCGSPIYYVKGNPAKGQRERYRCHGNKSKGIKACPKQTFLADDLYPWLESALLGEIGHLERMESSTTIDDSRAAKLAVIDGKMNQLLKELQESEISAVAYASRVADLAQKREKVTSQDGPKPVTVWVGTGESYAEWWQRSNVNERREFLKKHKVKAYFRTDVLAIDPGDLIDNLRVQGVQWRDVRTAPSQVVEPLEAFKLPGWVPVAKPPLLTGAGSEIVSRWEDFEAQRAAQQAKAGVDGADRSEEILSLA, translated from the coding sequence GTGAGCGAGAAGCCCAGGGCTCTTGGCGTCATCCGTCTGTCCGTTGGCAACGAGAACCAGACCGGCGAAGAGACGCAGCGCACGCGCATCAGCAAGCGGGCCGATGCCGAAGAGATGGAGTTGATCGACTTCGCGGTGGACATCGACGTATCCGCCTTGATCTCGCCGTGGATGCGTCCGTCCCTGGGGGACTGGCTCAACAACAAGAAGGATCAGTTCGACCACATCATCATTCTGAAGATCGACCGCATCGCTCGGTCGGTCCGGCACCTCTCGGACATCATCGAGTGGTGCGAGGCGAACGGTAAGGGCCTGATCTCCTGTGAAGAGGGGTTCGACCTCTCGAAGCCGTGGGGCAAGACGATCGCCAAGATCCTCGCCGTGGTCGCAGAGGCCGAACTCGACGCCATCAAGGCCCGCACCAAGGCGTCCCGGGAGACGATGCGTAAGGCCGGGCGCTGGCCCGGCGGTCTCGTCCCGTTCGGACGGAGAGCAGTCAAGGGGGAGGACGGCTTCACTCTGGAGCTGGACCCCAAGTACGGCCCTGTCCTCATCGAGATGATCCGACGGTTCATCGAGAAGCCGAGCTTCTCCGCCGTGGCCGACTGGCTCAACGACGAGGGAGTACCCACGGCCCAGGACATCGCTCGCATCCGTGCCGCAGCCGGTGCGAGTACTACCCGACTTGCCGACCCGAAGCCACGTGGAAGCCGGTGGACGGCCACCACGGTCCAGGCCGTACTCACCAGCCGATCACTCCTGGGGGAGTACGTACGGGCCAACGGCACCGTGGTGCGCAACGACGACGGCACGCCCGTCATGCGGTCGGAACCGGTGCTGAACGAGGAGGAGTGGGCGACCTTGTCCGAGGCCGCCGCCTCGGTCAAGTACAAGAAGCAGAAGGGCTCGACCTCTCCGACGGTAGGCATCACGTTCTGCATGTCGTGTGGCAGCCCGATCTACTACGTCAAGGGCAACCCGGCCAAGGGGCAGCGCGAGCGGTATCGCTGTCATGGCAACAAGAGCAAGGGCATCAAGGCGTGCCCGAAACAGACCTTCCTAGCCGACGACCTGTACCCGTGGCTGGAGTCAGCGCTCTTGGGGGAGATCGGGCACCTTGAGCGGATGGAGTCCAGCACGACCATCGATGACAGCCGTGCGGCGAAGCTGGCCGTCATCGACGGCAAGATGAACCAGCTACTCAAGGAACTTCAAGAAAGCGAGATCAGCGCCGTCGCGTACGCCTCCCGCGTCGCCGACCTCGCGCAGAAGAGAGAGAAAGTCACCAGCCAGGATGGACCGAAGCCGGTGACGGTATGGGTCGGCACGGGCGAGAGCTACGCGGAGTGGTGGCAGCGGTCCAACGTGAATGAGCGTCGGGAGTTCCTGAAGAAGCACAAGGTGAAGGCGTACTTCCGAACCGACGTACTTGCCATCGACCCAGGGGACCTGATCGACAACCTTCGGGTACAGGGTGTGCAGTGGAGAGATGTGCGCACGGCGCCGTCTCAGGTCGTGGAGCCGCTCGAAGCCTTCAAGCTTCCCGGATGGGTGCCCGTAGCAAAGCCGCCGTTGCTGACCGGTGCCGGGTCCGAGATCGTCAGCCGCTGGGAGGATTTCGAAGCGCAGCGCGCGGCACAGCAAGCGAAGGCTGGCGTTGATGGGGCAGATCGGAGCGAAGAGATTCTGTCCCTCGCCTGA
- a CDS encoding IS701 family transposase, with protein sequence MTPEEMETVRPRLEAFAAQMLGPLTRRDQRAKGELYLRGLMLDGKRKSMQPMAERLGVDHQQLQQFVSSSTWDYTKVRERQARWAAAHIGPEAYAIDDVGFPKDGYDSPGVARMYCGALGKRGNCQIGVSVNLVSDRASSAVDWRLFLPESWDDTRQGEDALLAEAIRRRRVRAGVPEAERHREKWRLALEMLDEVREDWELPDLPVVADAGYGDATGFREGLTERDLAYAVAVKGTTTAYPGDAVPERVSYSGRGRPPVPAYPQPHTTLRQLALDAGRSVVRTVTWRQGSRTSKHNPRAEMRSRFLALRVRPANRTIRRFADGSLPECWLLAEWPPGSAEPTDYWLSTLPADTPLRDLVRIAKIRWRVEHDYRELKDGLGLDHFEGRSFHGWHRHVTLAALAQAFCTLLRLDPKVPAPA encoded by the coding sequence GTGACACCTGAGGAGATGGAGACGGTCCGCCCGCGCCTGGAGGCGTTCGCGGCCCAGATGCTGGGCCCGCTGACCCGGCGGGACCAGCGGGCGAAGGGCGAGCTGTACCTGCGCGGGCTGATGCTGGACGGCAAGCGCAAGTCGATGCAGCCGATGGCCGAACGCCTGGGCGTGGACCACCAGCAGCTCCAGCAGTTCGTCTCCTCCTCCACCTGGGACTACACCAAGGTCCGTGAACGGCAGGCCCGTTGGGCGGCAGCGCACATCGGCCCGGAGGCGTACGCCATCGACGACGTCGGCTTCCCCAAGGACGGCTACGACTCCCCGGGGGTGGCCCGGATGTACTGCGGCGCGCTGGGCAAGCGCGGCAACTGCCAGATCGGGGTCAGCGTCAATCTGGTGTCCGACCGGGCCTCCTCGGCCGTCGACTGGCGCCTGTTTCTCCCCGAGAGCTGGGACGACACCCGGCAGGGCGAAGACGCGTTGCTGGCCGAGGCGATCCGCAGGCGACGGGTCAGGGCGGGTGTCCCCGAGGCTGAGCGGCACCGGGAGAAGTGGCGCCTGGCACTGGAGATGCTCGACGAAGTGCGCGAGGACTGGGAACTGCCGGACCTGCCGGTCGTCGCCGACGCCGGCTACGGGGATGCCACGGGCTTTCGCGAGGGGCTGACCGAGCGCGACCTGGCCTACGCCGTGGCGGTCAAGGGCACCACTACCGCTTACCCGGGTGACGCGGTCCCCGAGCGGGTGTCGTACTCCGGCCGGGGGCGCCCACCCGTCCCGGCCTACCCCCAGCCGCACACCACCTTGCGCCAACTCGCCCTGGATGCAGGAAGGTCGGTGGTGCGGACGGTGACCTGGCGCCAGGGCAGCAGGACCAGCAAGCACAACCCCCGCGCCGAGATGCGCTCGCGGTTCCTGGCGCTGCGGGTCCGCCCCGCCAACCGCACCATCCGCCGCTTCGCCGACGGCTCCCTGCCCGAGTGCTGGCTCCTGGCCGAGTGGCCACCGGGCTCCGCCGAGCCCACCGACTACTGGCTGTCCACCCTTCCCGCCGACACCCCCTTGCGTGACCTGGTCCGGATCGCCAAGATCCGATGGCGAGTTGAGCACGACTACCGTGAGCTCAAGGACGGTCTGGGGCTGGACCACTTCGAGGGGCGCAGCTTCCACGGCTGGCACCGGCACGTCACCCTGGCCGCCCTTGCCCAGGCCTTCTGCACCCTGCTGCGGCTCGACCCAAAAGTCCCTGCGCCGGCCTGA
- a CDS encoding mycoredoxin, whose amino-acid sequence MPGTVTMYSTTWCGYCRRLKGQMDREGIAYTEINIEQDPDSAAFVEKANGGNQTVPTVQVVPTNGGSEVVMTNPSLAQVKQALGV is encoded by the coding sequence ATGCCGGGCACTGTGACGATGTACAGCACCACGTGGTGCGGATACTGCCGCCGCCTGAAGGGTCAGATGGACCGCGAGGGCATCGCGTACACCGAGATCAACATCGAGCAGGACCCGGACTCCGCGGCTTTCGTGGAGAAGGCGAACGGCGGGAACCAGACGGTCCCGACGGTTCAGGTAGTTCCCACCAACGGTGGCTCTGAGGTCGTGATGACCAACCCGAGTCTTGCCCAGGTGAAGCAGGCGCTCGGCGTCTGA